The sequence NNNNNNNNNNNNNNNNNNNNNNNNNNNNNNNNNNNNNNNNNNNNNNNNNNNNNNNNNNNNNNNNNNNNNNNNNNNNNNNNNNNNNNNNNNNNNNNNNNNNNNNNNNNNNNNNNNNNNNNNNNNNNNNNNNNNNNNNNNNNNNNNNNNNNNNNNNNNNNNNNNNNNNNNNNNNNNNNNNNNNNNNNNNNNNNNNNNNNNNNNNNNNNNNNNNNNNNNNNNNNNNNNNNNNNNNNNNNNNNNNNNNNNNNNNNNNNNNNNNNNNNNNNNNNNNNNNNNNNNNNNNNNNNNNNNNNNNNNNNNNNNNNNNNNNNNNNNNNNNNNNNNNNNNNNNNNNNNNNNNNNNNNNNNNNNNNNNNNNNNNNNNNNNNNNNNNNNNNNNNNNNNNNNNNNNNNNNNNNNNNNNNNNNNNNNNNNNNNNNNNNNNNNNNNNNNNNNNNNNNNNNNNNNNNNNNNNNNNNNNNNNNNNNNNNNNNNNNNNNNNNNNNNNNNNNNNNNNNNNNNNNNNNNNNNNNNNNNNNNNNNNNNNNNNNNNNNNNNNNNNNNNNNNNNNNNNNNNNNNNNNNNNNNNNNNNNNNNNNNNNNNNNNNNNNNNNNNNNNNNNNNNNNNNNNNNNNNGGGGGGGAGAAACGTTCTTTATCTTTGAAAGAGATAATAAATTAATTTAGAATATTGAATTCATATATGTGAGATACATATGATATATTTGGTCCTAATTACTttatgggcaaaagaactctCCCTAATCGATATCTTTAAGCCTAGATATAGGTGAGCGTGAAAAGACCACCCTGTGACTAGTGACCATTCTATTGCCCTTATTTTATTTAACAAACATATTCCTTAATATATTTAATGGCTATCTTAACATTTTTTCACTGAATTCAATGAATCATTGAATGATTTATGTggcaaatgttttcttttcatcactgaaggaaaaaaaatttgaaagaatAAAACAATAAGAATCTGAATCATAGCcaactagggaagagaagaatataAGTTCACCATCTAGCCCTTTGATTAGCTTCCTTAGCCGGTGCATGCATCTGCAAGAAAGTTAGCCTCTctaagaagatgagaaaaataaatatactctaaaaattaaaattaagtgAACAATGAACTATGGTGAGAAGAATTAAACAAATCTTGAATTGAAAAGAGACCTAACTCCTAAGCAAGTTGAGTTAAACATTAATAATTCACCTATGATTAAGGGAATAACATTTCACCTTTGATTAAAAGGTACCTAGGGGACCAAATCCCTTGCATTCAAATACTAAAAACAAAGAGCAGGTTAAGCAAAATTTTCCATATAGTCACCAAACATATCCTAATAACATTagggtttaccaaaaaaaaaaaaattcccagtAACATTAGGGTACATTTTTCTATATTTAATTGAATGACTAAAATATTTTGGAGTAAGCTCCACAAGAACAACCTCCAACTAATTTCTATGACAAATAGGACAAGCCCATGTGTTTGGTTCAACACTTCTCTATTCTCTACTTCTCTATCAATACTTAATGTGAAGATGCAAATGCAATCAGGTAGACAAAGTCACGTTTggattctatttttatttggCATTCCAAAACCCCACTTGTtcatgttttcttatttatttatttggagaGGGAATAACGCGTTGATCCTAATTTattctatctatatatatacatatatatatatatatatatatatatatatatatatttttttttcacttccaAGAGACTTCGCTAAACGTGTACTGTGGCTAGGGGTGCAACCTAACCAGGTTGGGACGGATTTtcgaaacccaacccaaccctaggttccCTTAGCTCAGCTGATCGAGGTCAGCTCAGCCTGGGTTGTGATCCTGCAGTCGGCTGGGATATCACAATCCAGGTCCATCTCTATTGGGCTCGACCTAACCTAATCCTGATTGACCTTGATTTGACTAGGTTGGCCCCAATTGACCTTGACAGCCTTTATTTTTGACATTTCATATAGATTGTCAAAGCCTCATACTACCCACTATTCAAATTTCGTAGAACAAAACAATGGAGACCTCTAAGGTCTTCGTTACTGTGTAGAAACAAACTCTCCAAATTTCTGATCAACTTTTCTTCAATGATATTTTACAATGAACTACGAGTTTTTCATTGTAAATTTGTACAGAGCAATCAACGAATTCTGGCgaaatagatgatctatgtgacCAAATTTTCTTGTTCAAAAGATCTCTTTTTGTGCATTCGCAATAGGAATGCATCAACAAAACTACTCTTCCATATAGATCGCATGAACTCAGAATTTCTTCGCTTCAATTTAGTCTGAAGGTGCAATATAATACCCCTCAAAAACCCCCCAACAAAATAAAATGCATAGATAAACTCTGTACAAgcatccatcttcttcttctccatcgaTAATATTTCACGAATTTTCCTACTCTCATCAGATAGACTTGAACCCAAGGAGCACAAACAACGAATATCCCTTTCTTCTTCACCATCAGTACTCTGACGGAAGAAGGCAAAGTTGGTTCATCTTTGCAGCACgtatttctccttctttttttccacTATTTGGTTATTGGTTCACTCAAGTTACTTGGTTTGATTCAGACCAAATATGTGAACCAATgcaatgagaaagaaaaaaaaaaaaaaaacgatttgagTTGAACATAGAGGGTCACTGGTATTTTAAAAGTGTAAGGGAGATAGAGAGGTATAatttaagtcttttttttttttttagtggagaAATAAAACCCTCGAACAGGAGAGTTTGattaaataaggaaaatatAGGAGACTGATAGAAAATTTCCATTATAAGTATACGCTCTTAAGACTATGCCTCAATTCCCACCATCATTTAGAGTTAGAACTCCCAACTAATTGTTGGAGATTTTAATTATCATGATTTGAGGATGTAATGtaataggaaaggaaaataaggagAAACCACTTATTAGCATTAGGgttgtcttttttattttttttttgtaacccATTAGGGTTGTCTTGGCACCTTCACTTTGGTGTTTCTTCACATGATTGTACTATTTGAGAGAGACTTTGGATCCATTGTAGGTATGTGTTAGAGGCCACCACCTCTCTCATTAACTGCCATTTACAAGGTGAAGAGGGGTATTTATGGAACTAAGTAGGACATGTGATTTCCTCTGACACATACGTGGGAGCTTTGTTAATGAATCATGTTTtctaatgaaaaaacaaaaagaaaaaaaacaaaaaagattttTCTAAATGGACTTGGAGGAtatccaaacacagcctaaaaatagaaatataagaTTACCAAGAGTCAAATGGTAATTCTTTGTTTGCCTCTATAACGACGAGTCTGGATCACATATGCTTGATTTGGTGATAACATgtcttattttgttttcataaatgcATTCTCCACGTTATCATTAAGAATgcattaaaaatatttatagaAGCCAGAAAACACATGTCATCACATAATTGTACGTGAAAAGTACACATATGGGTAGGTGATCTGGGTTCTAGAACAACTCAACTCCATGTTATACCAACTAAATGTGTAGGAGTGGATAGATCAAACATGGAATTAGGTTTCCACGTGTTCTTGGCCATATCTGAACAAACTTACAGGAATTCTAGTTTTCATACTCCTTTGCACATGTATATGCCATTAATCCTTCGAGGAAAGTCACTGGGAAGAAGCTTCATATGTCCATATATTGTGGCCATTTGGTCTATTTGTGACAAAACATACACATATGCTTCTTGTTCTTCTATTAATTGTTTATAATTAAGGAAGTGTTTGTGGGGTTTCTCATTCTTTTATCCCTAAGAATAAATTAaggatatatttatttttttatggaaattaaaaaaaaaaaaaaaaatcttcttaacATGGCCACCTTCATCTTGCCACATGGCCGACCATTGGATAAAGAGAACATTGTCTCTTCTACAACAAATATGGACATCATGGAAACCACTAAGGTGCAGTTTTGAAGTGATCTATCTGTGTTTTCTCTATAGAATAAGATTAATTAGAGTTGAGGGATTGGATTTATAATTTACAGTTTTATTAACTTTTCAATACTAATCTTTCATCTttctaaaaccccaaaatgTTAACACTATCACATAACTGGTGattcttctattatttttttgggaaaagttTGGGCAACTACCATAAGCTAGCACCCtttttgtctctctcttttcccccctttgaaatgatcccATTGCTGCTCCTATATGATGCACTGTCACGTGCCCCCATTGGTGCCACCTGCTAGCTTACTGCACATGGGCGGTGTGCCtatctctctccctattttttctcctcccAAATTTTGTGATTCCCTTTAACAATAGTCCTGCAACCCATATTGTTGGATGTCTCTTAGCATATAGTCTTCTAATTTCTCATATCCTTGACCTTGGCTTGTGGGTCTTGagcctagttattaaattctctgAATTATTCGTGAATAATTTGGCCGAACAAAATTTTACtgaattttacgaataattcgATCCTaatccgaatcaaataaaaaattctcgaattttatagacttttttaaaattcacaAATAATTTGGTTGAACCaaattttatcccatgtaaaaaaaaaaaaaaaatcttgaataagtcaataagcctttagaaaTAGTGtggattattatgcatttattatcctaatgttacttttcttttttttttttaacagaaaccGACAAAACTGATTATTCCTGGGTATATCTCTCacctctacaaaaaaaaaaaaaataaaaacaaaaactctCACCCATTTTTGCTTCGACTAAGTCTTACATTGGTTACCCTCCAGCTTAAGATGAACATGCGCTGGGTGACGTTACAgctgaatttgtgctcagtCCCTCCTCTCAGTatctctttctctgattcaattaaTTAAGTAATAgaatgagtaaaaaaaaaaaagggctaaatataatattttatccttaaaatttaaaattttattttttatatcatttgtatgttatgtacatatgataattgatagataataagaaacaagtattgcaaatattaaaaataacatcagAATTTTTtgtcccctttttatttttgtaaacgaataattcccgaatccgaatccgaactcgaattttattatctctatttttttttaccgatattttgactgaatcgttgaattaatgaaactaatcaatccgaataattcttcatccgaataattcccgaatccaaatttaataACCATAGTCTTGAGAGGGGTGAGTTTGCCTCCAATGCTCtatgaaatttatgtttcttcaCAATTGTCTCAAAAGGCTGAATAATAATTGGATCTGGGTCTCATTTGCAGTGTATAATTTGGCATCATGGATTAAAGATCGAGTTTTTTGCCACCCATGacgaagagagaatctcttttcTCATGGGATTTCGATGCTTAGATGAGACTCCTGAAACAGTAAAAACTATAGTTTAGGCATTCATTTGTAAAGACCAAAATCAGGTCATCGTGACATTTTATCTCTGGTTTGGAGAAACCttttcaataaataaaagattagccACCAAAAATACAAAGAGGAATCCCAGTTCAGGCCCAACCCAAGATTCATCAGCCGGGATGGACGTGCTggagaaatgagaaaaagagcCCAACCGAAGGACtatgagaaaaaccctagcccCAGGCCCAAGCTAGGCCCTTTTCAGATTATCCAGCCCATGCCAAACTTAAGAAAAATAATCTACTCTGTCGTTTTTTGGGATGAATCAAGCCAGAGCAGATATTTTAAGTGTAAGTGGCAGTCAAATCAAATATAAGGACCAACGTGGGCGTTAATGGTAATGGccgtttctagggttttttattttttaattcaaaaaaaaaaaaaaaattctcatatcTTTAATTGGGGAAGGTTTTCTAGTCTTGTCACTTGTGATTTATATAACCAAGTCTTGGTTAGATGCCTACTTTCGTCACGTGGTCTATTGAATTGGATTGAAAAATCGTGTAAGGGGAGATTTCAAGGTCCtatgctcacatgtcaagtttcaatccAAATAGAGTTCACCACGTGTCAAAACAAATCAttgaaaaattataagaaatttaaTGATGATTGGaaatagggatgtaaatggatagtcaaaatcCAAACTTGAATACGCATTTGTATTCATTTCGGGTTATCCGTATCCGGTTTAAGGGTATCTGGGTTAAAATCCAAATAATCCGATCCGACTAAATAATCAATCAATGATTTTaaggttcttgaagtttaaacaagttctaaagaatgaggaaaatagttaaaacaacttagaaagataGATTAAGAACAAATTATATTCATTCGGGAGAGGAAGGTCTGGATTACACAAGTCAGACAATAAACAAATAGTTGAAAATCCGAATTCAATCTGCATCCGTATTCATTTAGGGATATTCGTATCTGGTCAGAAAATATCCAGATCCAAACACATCCGATCCAAATTCAATCCGTATCCAATCCATTTACATCCAATCGATGTGCATAGATATATACAagaatgcatgccaatacataaGGAGGGAGGAAAGGGTTGTCTTATAGCACAAGGTAAATACAGGAGAAACGAACCCATGACCTCTTGGGAGCCTGCACTCTACTGACAAGGCACCAACCAACTAAGAAAATAGTTGTCCCCAACTCGAGGGTTTTAAACACTGATTTTGAGCTATAGTTTGACATGTGAATAGGAAACTTAGACTCtacctgtccacaaaatttgaatcATATACAATATACCAAATAGCCAATACTTGACCTAATTGCCCTCATACGAAGTTTGGACCAAGTTTTATCACTCCATATCTGGTGCTGTTGGGTATCTCACATATGCCTCTGCTTTGACTGCCACTCCTCTTCTACGGTTCTGTTTTCTAGAAGAGCCTTCCAGAATGTCAAATCTTTTCTCGTAAATAGTGATGTTAATCATTAATCAACCATCACCATCCCTTCCTGTTAATTCCCTGTCAAACAATTCCAATCCATCCCGAAGCTTCCACTTTACAAAAGCTTCAGATGAGGAATAAACCGACTCCAGAATCTTCAAGAAACCCCACCTAACACCTATAAATAATTGGTTCATTGCAAATCGTTGcagtcaaaaatcaaaatacccaaaattctcCCTCTCAATTTGGAGTGATTTCTGTAAACTTGGCTCAGACAACTCTTTGGGAAGCATAAAGTAAAATGTCGTTCTTCCCATCACTTTTCGACCCTTTCCAGAGCTTCTTCTCTGACAATTCCGACCTTTTGGGCATCTCCACCAACACAGAGATCGATTGGAAGGAAACCAAGCATGCCCATGTCTTCCAAGTGGATCTTCCAGGCTTAACCAAGACCGACGTGAAGCTGGAGCTTCATGAAGGGAGTGTTCTTCAGATAACAGGGGAGAGGAACGAAGTCGAACCAGAGGAGAAGAACGAGAAGTGGCATTGCAACGAGAAGTGGCATTGCAAGGAGAGGACACTGGGCAAGTTCATCCGACGATTCCGTCTACCGAAGAACGTGATGATCGATGAGATAAAAGCTACGATGGAGAACGGAGTACTTACAGTGACAGTGCCCAAGGATGAAGAAGAGGTCAAGGAATCAGAGCAGAGAACCGTCGAAATCAGTGGTGATGATGAACACCAACGTACTCCGAAAGGACTTGGTCGATTCGTGTGTTGCAAAGCTTGATTTAAATCCGATGGATGATATATAGCAAAGAAGTGGTTTTGTGTTAATGAATCTGTGTTGGGGATTTCAATTCTtggttggtttttgggttttggggtttttggcCGTGTATATTTGTTGGAGTTTCAACCTTAAGGGCTTTCATGTAGAAAGGTGTGTTCTTATGTATATGAACATATTCATCCATTTGTACAAGGGTTTTTGCTCTATCATAAAAATTTGTCTTcacctttttctcattttttctcATACAAATGAGAGtcaaattcagatttttgaCCATCTTTGATTATCTGTTTACATCTTTAACTTAAACGACAAAATATGAAtcaaattcagattttcaactatccatttacatgtGTTGTTTTCTTGTGTAGTTTTTTAAATcaagaaatcaaaagcaaatcaactcaaaagaaatgaatggaatatacatacatatatatatatatatatatatatatatacacacacacaagaaCTTTTTGCCATGGTAGACAGTCAAAGGTTGCCTTGAAAACTTACTATTCTGTAACAACATTTAATTTTCAAGACTAGATTATCATTCAGTATGACATCCaagcaggagccttgtgcatcaAGGCAAAATAGCCTCTTGACATTTGCGGGGTAAAGTTGCGTAGTTCTCGCCCCTTGGATCTTGCACATGTGGGAGCCTTGTGTACTGGATACGTCCATTTTTTATGAGATCCATGCAAAATAATGGGATACAAACAATCAACTCCACAACCAAAGACCCCAAGAAGAAGCATCAGCTAGCAGCATCCATGTAAGCATTGCCTGTTCACATAAATAATTGGGGTGCGTGATGAATGGATGCAAGCAATCTCAAATGCAAATGTACTCATAACCACTGTGATTTGTCAATCATCCAAGACGATCTAGTTATTTCAATGAAAGCAGACTACAGGGCAAGCTGAAAACAATTGGATGTTAACAGAACTTTTACAATCCTAAAATCACAAATCATGACTTCATTTGTAAGGGGATCGACCTGTCAAACGCTGTCGTGGATTCAGAGAACCAAGAACCATGCCATAACGACCACCGGCAGATTAACACCATCAGAAAGAACATAACAGAACGTTTTGAGGCTTCATTTCCCTATGGCAAATTCCAGGTACAGTGTGAGCATAAGCTAGCCCCCAAAAATTCTGGAGACCATCCATCAGTAAACAGCAGGGAGAGAAAcgtaaaattatgaaaaatcatACAAGAAAAGATGGATCTATACCAGCTAGGTTTAGAGCTGCACATAGATAAGTGGCATCCTCTGGTTTATGTTGCTGTAGTGTTACAGAGTCTTGGTGGCCCAGTCAATGACCAGGTCGAGTAAAAGCTCGTTTTTACTGGTTGTATGGAAGAAAAAGTAGTGTTCAGAGAAATCACATTTAGGTGATCCATAGAGTGCTTGAGCTGCAGCTTACTAGTCTCCAAGCATTTTGCCTGTGGAGATAATAGAAGTAGCATTGAAACCAGGAATGAAGCTGAAAGATGCTAAAGTTGCTGCAGTACTATGCCCATACCTGAAAGGCAATTCCAAATGACCCAGTCCCCACAAAAGCTCTGCCAAATAACTGATGGCCTGTGAAGTACAGAGAAAATGTCTTAGGATCATACTGTGGAAGGATAGTGTTTAGTAGAAGACTCCTAATAAAACCCTTCAAAGTTGTAAGTTCTTGCAATCTCAGAGACAGAGAGGCAATGCCATGTAGGGTGACCACCTAGGAAGATTCCGATAATTCTAAAACAGATTCAAAAGCTTTTAAAAGGATTATGACAGAACTGTAAAAGAAATTGCAAGAAAtgtgaattttaagagagacaAAGCCACAAGATCAGACTAGCTTCACCATTTTTGCCTCCAGTGCTGGAAAAATGATGTGACTGGTTACCATATCATTCTTCTCAACAGCTGCTTGTATTTCATGAAGTAAAATATCTCAAACGGAAGCCATTCACCAAAAATACAATTCGTAGAGGGAAACAGAGGGAAAATACAACAATATCATTATAATCTACCACAAAGGGAAATATCACATATGCAACCAACCAGCATACTTGTAGTGACCAGAATATCATGCACCAAGAGGAAGGGGggagtgagaaagagagaaatttaaGGAATACCAAAAACAAAGAATGCAAGAGGACACGATACTTTTAAAGAGAGTAATTTTATCCTGGATGAACCGACTCTGGACCACTAAAGCAAAAAGATTGATGCTCAAGAAAGATCCGACTTCCGGGGTCCTTAAAACACTATTATGCACTTCCATATTTTGAAggtattttccatttttgttttcctttctgtGATCCTCTCTTGAAGTATTTACAGAATTCACTCTAAATTCTTAAAATGTTTAGTGGCGTTCGATTGTCCCCActttttatgaattttattgTCTTCCATATATTCAGTACATACACTTTGTGAAGTCTGCTTTCCACCACGACCCCTTCCCACAAACTCCACAATGCAAATTCAAGACAACAACCAATGCCTCTCATATTGGAAGCAAATTCATCAAACTGAAACATTCATTTGATTGGTCCTAGAGTACAATAAACTTCAATCTCAACCAAAGAATTGACGAACCATACTAAGTTAGATACCAAGAGGACTAGGTTGGTTGTGTCCACGAATCAGTTGGGCAATTAATGTTAGTTTAGAGAGGGTACTTGCTGGTGAACATGAATTTAGGTTGTGGGTGATAATTTGGTGGACAGGCAAACGATATGAACCTTCAAGAACTACTGTATGCCAGAATTATTCACTGAGATGAAATGTCCATGCATCTGTCAACAGCATTGATTTACTTAGAAGGGTAGGAGGATTGGTGGACAGGCAAACGATATGAACCTTCAAGAACTACTGTATGCCAGAATTATTCACTGAGATGAAATGTCCATGCATCTGTCAACAGCATTGATTTACTTAGAAGGGTAGGAGGATTTTCTTCCCTACATGTTCAACTGTTTACTTCTCATGCATTTTCGTTGTTATTCCCTCTTTGTGGTTAACTCAAGCAAGAAATATTCACTCAAAGTATACGCCCAGAAAATGTTCTGCAAGTTAATAGGCATTTTCATTTTGTCAGTCTGTAGTTGACTGCTATCTCTGTGTTGGGTTTTGTCAAGGAGAAGGTCAGCTTGTTAGCAATGTCATGCTTAATTGTTGGCAGGTGGAAAGAAAGAGAGTGAAAGGGAGATACTTGCACACCTGGTAAGAGATGGGGTCTTCCAAGCAGAAAACAGCATTGGTTCTCTTCCTGATTGAACTCAAGCGCGGCTTGGTTGCATTGCTCACATTAGGAAATTAAAACTCGAGAGGCATGAAAGGTCCCATGTGCATGGTACCTAATGCATGCATTCCTTTCTGGCACTGAAATGTGCCATTGCAGGTTATACTTCCCACAAATATTAATGGTAAGGTTTCTAACTGGATGTTATTTCAAAGTACTTGGGTTAGACCTACctagttcaaagttcaaactccCATGCAATAGATGGTCTTGTTTCATTTGGAACTTATCACTATGTAAATTTTGACCCCTATTGGAGTCTGGAAGATCATATTACCTAATTAAATGGCCGCATGTCTCATATTCAATGTCAAAGAGGAAACCATAACCATGAGAGAGTAAAATTTTCGTAAATGCAGTAGGTTAACTTATAACTAATAGTCGTGTACTAAAAAGAGGGGGGGAAATAGTCATTATGCCATTGGATGTCCAGGCAAGCAGTTGCTCAAAGGGAATATAAACTGATGTACAAGAAGAGCATTGAACCTCAAAAAACTATACACATTGTGAAAGTAAcaatacaaaagaaaattttgaatagccACACGACCTACTTTCAAACCAAACTCCACAACCAACCACTTGAGGGTGGGAATAGAAGAACTTAAAAAAAGCAATATAAACATGGATTGTTCAAGGTTGCATACTATATATCACTAATTGACATTACAATGTGGTAATAGATCAATTCTCACAGGATAAGCACCCCCAAGATTTCTCCATAAAAATTTCGCATCAGCATATTAGAAGGATGGTCACTACAGCTGCTTCACATTGCACAAAAAAATGCATAACAAGATACATCATAACACGATAAACTTTTCAGAGTCTACCAAACTGAACTTACATGAAAGGATCAGCTATTAGAGAATGAAAGGGTAATGTTACAGCTACAATTACTGCAAATTGACAGGACAGGTAAACCAACCTGGGATGATATTGACCTCAAAGCCCTGAAATATTTTATTAGCCCCAAATCTCAGGTTCAAAAGTACTTTTGACCACTTCATGGGAGGATTCACTCGACCCCGCCAACTTTTGTTCCCGTGAAAGATCACAAGTTTAAGTATAGGAAGGATAAGTCCAACTTGGAGAGAGCCAGATCACCATTAGGATCAAAAAGCTCCTTATGTTTTCTCCAAGCCCTCAGCCAGTATGTTGCCAACTCTGTCCTGCATTATAAAATTATCATGAACGTCGGCTCCCCCATCAACTTCT is a genomic window of Macadamia integrifolia cultivar HAES 741 chromosome 13, SCU_Mint_v3, whole genome shotgun sequence containing:
- the LOC122060073 gene encoding 17.8 kDa class I heat shock protein-like, which encodes MSFFPSLFDPFQSFFSDNSDLLGISTNTEIDWKETKHAHVFQVDLPGLTKTDVKLELHEGSVLQITGERNEVEPEEKNEKWHCNEKWHCKERTLGKFIRRFRLPKNVMIDEIKATMENGVLTVTVPKDEEEVKESEQRTVEISGDDEHQRTPKGLGRFVCCKA